From the genome of Chelonia mydas isolate rCheMyd1 chromosome 2, rCheMyd1.pri.v2, whole genome shotgun sequence, one region includes:
- the LOC122464658 gene encoding zinc finger and SCAN domain-containing protein 29-like, with translation MPVLATLVITLNFTALPSGDQLSDPPFKFSGNFESPLPVCSARHGVLAASVQMTLPPPARRSPVWSNGEVLDLISVWREEAVQSQLRASRRNYDTYGQILRALIERGHDWDTLQCRVKVKELRNTYHKAQEANSHSGAAPVTCRFYKELDKILGANPSSTLKNAWDTSEAVAAQSAKRQEEESGSEGAEKERNPEPEDGPASIDACSQELFSSQEEDATLRSQPSLLSMAEILQRLRKRPQRSKEDLLHEVMQLSLTENQKLQK, from the exons atgcctgttctagccactctggtcatcactttgaattttactgccctgccctcaggtgaccaactgtcagacccgccctttaaattctctgggaattttgaaagtccccttcctgtttgctcagcaaggcaTGGAGTGCTCGCCGCATCTGTCCAGATGACCTTGCCTCCACCCGctaggcgatccccagtatggagcaatggcgaggtgctggacctcatcagtgtttggagggaggaagctgtccagtcccagctgcgcgccagccgtaggaattacgatacctacGGGCAGATATTAAGGGCcctgatagaaaggggccatgactgggacacactgcagtgcagggttaaagtgaaggagctgcggaacaccTACCACAAAGCGCaggaggcaaacagccactccggtgctgcccccgtgacctgccggttctacaaagagctggacaagATACTTGGGGCcaaccccagctccactctgaaGAACGCATGGGACACTTCAGAGGCTGTGGCAGCCCAGAGTGCaaaaaggcaggaggaggaaagcgggagcgagggtgctgagaaGGAGAGGAACCCAGAACCAGAGGATGGCCCAGCATCcatagatgcatgcagccaggagctgttttcaagccaggaagaag atgcaaccttgagatcccagccgtCCCTGTTATCAATGGCTGaaatcctgcaaagactcaggaAGCGGCCGCAAAGAAGCAAGGAAGACcttctgcatgaagtcatgcagctgTCCCTTACTGAAAATCAAAAGCTACAGAAGTAG
- the CCR4 gene encoding C-C chemokine receptor type 4, with amino-acid sequence MKTTTPTVYDYPFPYVYIDIYDDSSKPCSKEGIKKFGSHFLPTLYSLVFLLGLVGNSLVILVLLKYKRLKSMTDVYLLNLAISDLLFVFSLPFWSYYAADQWVFGDGLCKIISWIYLVGFYSGIFFIMLMSIDRYLAIVHAVLALRARTVTYGIFTSLIVWLVAISASVPELIFSESYKERNHTTCKPRYPGNSTNWRIFSSLEVNILGLMIPSVVMIFCYSMIIKTLLYCRSEKKNKAVKMIFAVMIVFFVFWTPYNIVLFLQLLLDLGFITMCKISKDLDYAMQGTETLAFFHCCLNPIIYFFMGEKFKKYVKLLFKSWGVPRMFFKRCGLLTTYHAESTSSFHTQSTKDQDAL; translated from the coding sequence ATGAAAACAACCACCCCAACAGTCTACGACTATCCGTTTCCATATGTCTATATTGACATTTATGATGATTCTTCAAAACCTTGCAGTAAAGAAGGCATCAAGAAGTTTGGATCACATTTTCTGCCCACGCTTTACTCTCTGGTATTCCTGCTTGGCTTGGTGGGGAACTCTCTAGTCATTTTGGTCCTGTTAAAATACAAGAGGCTGAAGAGCATGACCGACGTTTATCTGCTCAACCTCGCAATCTCagatttgctgtttgttttctcccttcccttctggtCTTATTATGCAGCAGATCAGTGGGTTTTCGGGGACGGATTGTGTAAAATCATTTCTTGGATCTATCTGGTTGGGTTTTACAGTGGGATATTTTTTATTATGCTCATGAGCATAGATAGATACTTGGCAATAGTTCATGCTGTGCTTGCCTTGAGAGCAAGAACAGTCACCTATGGCATCTTTACCAGTCTTATTGTATGGTTAGTAGCCATTTCAGCCTCAGTTCCAGAGCTGATATTTAGTGAATCCTACAAGGAACGCAATCATACCACCTGCAAACCACGGTACCCTGGTAATTCCACAAACTGGAGGATTTTCTCCTCTTTGGAAGTCAATATCCTAGGGCTCATGATACCTTCAGTGGTTATGATTTTTTGCTACTCAATGATCATTAAAACCTTGCTGTACTGTAGAAGTGAGAAAAAGAATAAGGCTGTAAAGATGATCTTTGCTGTCAtgattgtgttttttgttttttggaccCCTTACAACATTGTGCTTTTCTTACAATTGTTGCTAGACCTGGGTTTCATTACAATGTGTAAAATCAGCAAAGATTTGGACTATGCAATGCAAGGGACAGAAACACTGGCTTTTTTCCACTGTTGTCTCAATCCCATTATCTATTTCTTTATGGGGGAAAAATTCAAGAAGTATGTGAAGTTGCTCTTTAAGAGCTGGGGGGTACCTAGAATGTTTTTTAAACGCTGTGGACTTCTCACCACTTACCACGCCGAATCAACCAGTTCATTCCACACACAGTCTACTAAGGATCAAGACGCTCTGTAA